One segment of Stomatobaculum sp. F0698 DNA contains the following:
- the rsmG gene encoding 16S rRNA (guanine(527)-N(7))-methyltransferase RsmG — protein MRTALENLPESGKLSLSDGQFAQFAQFYEDMLEKNQVMNLTGITERREVIVKHYIDSLLPACLLPDFPRTGTRLLDLGSGAGFPGIPLAIVFPNLHLTLMDSLNKRIVYLTDEIAKLGLQDHTVALHARAEELARQTGQREAYDYCSSRAVARLAVLSEYCLPFVKVGGQMLAYKAGEIEEELAEAQFAIKKLGGITEQVVSFSLPDDAGKRSLVVIRKVKETARIYPRKAGMPTKAPLVLK, from the coding sequence ATGCGAACAGCTCTGGAGAACCTTCCCGAGTCGGGAAAACTGTCTTTGTCAGACGGACAGTTTGCACAGTTCGCACAGTTTTACGAGGATATGCTGGAGAAGAATCAGGTGATGAATCTGACCGGCATTACAGAGCGGCGGGAAGTTATCGTGAAACACTATATTGACAGCCTGCTCCCTGCCTGCCTGCTCCCCGATTTTCCGAGAACCGGAACAAGACTTCTGGATTTGGGCAGCGGCGCAGGATTTCCGGGAATTCCGCTTGCAATTGTCTTTCCGAACTTGCACCTCACTTTAATGGACAGTCTTAATAAAAGGATTGTTTATTTGACAGATGAAATCGCAAAATTAGGCCTGCAGGATCACACGGTGGCACTTCATGCGCGCGCGGAGGAACTGGCACGACAGACAGGACAGCGGGAAGCTTATGACTACTGCAGCTCGCGTGCGGTTGCCCGCCTGGCCGTGCTCTCCGAGTATTGTCTCCCCTTTGTCAAAGTCGGGGGACAGATGCTCGCCTACAAAGCAGGAGAAATCGAGGAGGAGCTTGCCGAAGCGCAGTTTGCAATCAAGAAATTAGGCGGTATAACGGAGCAAGTGGTTTCCTTCTCACTGCCAGACGATGCGGGCAAGCGAAGCTTGGTTGTCATTCGAAAAGTTAAGGAGACAGCGCGAATCTATCCGAGAAAAGCAGGTATGCCGACAAAGGCACCGCTGGTACTGAAATAA